One Vigna unguiculata cultivar IT97K-499-35 chromosome 7, ASM411807v1, whole genome shotgun sequence genomic region harbors:
- the LOC114192198 gene encoding probable galacturonosyltransferase-like 7: MLWLMRFSGFFSAAMLLILLSPSLQSFHPAEAIRSSHLDAVLRLPLQTPPLSFRRAAPFRNADKCASNRTSIPENTSVCDPSLVHVAITLDVEYLRGSIAAVHSILQHSQCPENIFFHFLVSETNLQSLVKSTFPQLNFKVYYFDPEIVRNLISTSVRQALEQPLNYARNYLADLLESCVGRVIYLDSDLVVVDDIAKLWSTSLGSRTIGAPEYCHANFTKYFTAGFWSDARFAGAFVGRRPCYFNTGVMVIDLVRWRKHGYSRRIERWMEIQKSDRIYELGSLPPFLLVFAGHVWPIEHRWNQHGLGGDNVKGSCRDLHAGPVSLLHWSGSGKPWLRLDSRRPCPLDALWAPYDLYGHSQ; encoded by the coding sequence ATGTTGTGGCTCATGAGATTCTCGGGCTTTTTCTCCGCCGCAATGCTCCTCATTCTCCTCTCCCCATCCCTCCAATCCTTCCACCCCGCCGAAGCCATCCGTTCCTCCCACCTCGACGCCGTCCTCCGCCTCCCGCTCCAGACGCCGCCACTCTCCTTCCGCCGCGCCGCCCCATTCCGCAATGCCGACAAATGCGCCTCCAATCGGACCTCCATTCCCGAGAACACCAGCGTCTGCGATCCCTCCCTAGTCCACGTTGCCATCACTCTCGACGTCGAATACCTCCGCGGCTCCATCGCCGCCGTCCACTCCATCCTCCAACACTCCCAGTGCCCGGAGAACATCTTCTTCCACTTCCTCGTCTCCGAGACCAATCTACAATCCCTTGTCAAATCCACCTTCCCGCAATTGAACTTCAAGGTCTATTACTTCGATCCGGAGATCGTGCGCAACCTGATCTCCACCTCGGTCCGCCAAGCCCTAGAGCAACCCCTCAACTACGCCAGAAATTACCTCGCGGATCTTCTCGAGAGCTGCGTGGGGAGGGTTATATATCTAGATTCGGATCTAGTTGTGGTGGACGACATTGCGAAACTGTGGAGCACCAGTTTAGGTTCTAGAACAATCGGCGCGCCTGAGTACTGTCACGCGAACTTCACCAAGTACTTCACGGCGGGGTTTTGGTCGGACGCGCGGTTCGCAGGCGCGTTCGTGGGGAGAAGGCCGTGCTACTTCAACACGGGTGTTATGGTGATAGATCTGGTGCGGTGGCGGAAGCACGGTTACAGTAGGAGGATAGAGAGGTGGATGGAGATCCAGAAGAGCGACCGGATCTACGAACTGGGTTCTCTGCCGCCGTTTCTGCTGGTGTTCGCGGGACACGTGTGGCCCATTGAGCACAGGTGGAATCAGCACGGGTTGGGTGGCGATAACGTGAAGGGGAGTTGCCGGGACCTTCACGCTGGGCCTGTGAGTCTGTTGCATTGGTCCGGAAGTGGCAAGCCCTGGCTCCGATTGGACTCCAGACGGCCCTGTCCACTAGACGCACTTTGGGCTCCTTATGATTTGTACGGACACTCTCAGTGA